Sequence from the Streptomyces sp. NBC_00102 genome:
CCCGCTGCTCACCTGACGGGCCAACCACCCCGTCTCCACATCGAGTGCGGACGACAAGAACTGACGGAACATCACCTCATTGCGAGGTGTACATTCCCCGGCTCGGGTTATCCGGATGTCACACGGAGGAGTACCCCGGACTCCTGACAGAAGGAGACAGCGATGCCGCTCACTTTTCGGAAGAGTTTCCAGATCCTGCCCGGCGTGCGTCTCAACATCAACCGCCACTCCTGGTCCGTCACCACGGGCGGCAAGCACGGCCCGAAGCGCACCAGGAGCAGCTCGGGCCGCCGCACCACCTCCATGAACCTGCCCGGCCCGTTCGGCTGGCGCAAGACCCG
This genomic interval carries:
- a CDS encoding DUF4236 domain-containing protein; this translates as MPLTFRKSFQILPGVRLNINRHSWSVTTGGKHGPKRTRSSSGRRTTSMNLPGPFGWRKTRQAHRD